One segment of Halorubellus sp. JP-L1 DNA contains the following:
- a CDS encoding Fic family protein, with translation MDPAEFENGPGSIDHYDGIPCFRPPSLPPDVELTNDLLAVYGDAQYALGRLATLHGNVDNENLLIAPFVVREAAMSSQIEGTNVTVSDIILHDIDSSPERSAADSKDVREAYNYVDAVRQGFSRLSDGESLSVDLVCDLHETLMDDVRGGEDRPGELRDVPVYIGSPDGSIEHARFVPANPDTVEILLEQLLAYVDRGSYPPLVDVALAHYQFETIHPFRDGNGRLGRLLMMLQLYDAGLLPEPYLYLSAYFNRRRQQYLDYLLEVSREGAWTQWIEFVLNAIAEQAIDAYDCGVELQSLQESYFERFPKRPAVRDVVEYVFEEPYLTAPRAIEATGRSRQAVYDAIEALEAEGIVEQISGGERYRVYEAPDVLAVVGSA, from the coding sequence ATGGATCCGGCGGAGTTCGAGAACGGCCCGGGCTCGATAGACCACTACGACGGCATCCCCTGCTTCAGGCCACCGAGTCTCCCCCCGGACGTCGAGTTGACGAACGACCTCCTCGCCGTCTACGGCGACGCCCAGTACGCGCTCGGGCGGCTCGCGACGCTCCACGGGAACGTCGACAACGAGAACCTCCTCATCGCGCCGTTCGTCGTCCGCGAAGCCGCGATGAGCTCGCAGATCGAGGGCACGAACGTCACCGTCTCCGACATCATCCTCCACGACATCGACTCCTCGCCCGAGCGATCCGCGGCCGACTCGAAGGACGTCCGCGAAGCCTACAACTACGTCGACGCTGTCCGCCAGGGGTTCTCGCGTCTCAGCGACGGCGAATCGCTCAGCGTCGACCTCGTCTGCGACCTCCACGAGACGCTCATGGACGACGTCCGCGGCGGCGAGGACCGCCCCGGCGAACTCCGCGACGTCCCCGTCTACATCGGGAGCCCTGACGGCTCCATCGAGCACGCGCGGTTCGTGCCCGCGAACCCGGACACCGTCGAGATCCTCCTCGAGCAGCTCCTCGCGTACGTCGACCGCGGCTCCTATCCGCCGCTCGTCGACGTCGCGCTCGCGCACTACCAGTTCGAGACCATCCACCCGTTCCGGGACGGGAACGGCCGCCTCGGTCGCCTCCTCATGATGCTCCAGCTGTACGACGCCGGCCTCCTCCCCGAGCCGTACCTCTACCTGAGCGCGTACTTCAATCGCCGCCGCCAGCAGTACCTCGACTACCTCCTCGAAGTCAGTCGGGAAGGCGCGTGGACGCAGTGGATCGAGTTCGTACTGAACGCCATCGCCGAACAGGCGATCGACGCGTACGACTGCGGCGTCGAACTCCAGTCCCTCCAGGAGTCGTACTTCGAGCGCTTCCCGAAGCGCCCCGCGGTCCGCGACGTCGTCGAGTACGTGTTCGAGGAACCGTACCTGACCGCGCCGCGCGCCATCGAGGCGACGGGCCGCTCCAGGCAGGCGGTCTACGACGCCATCGAGGCGCTCGAAGCCGAAGGCATCGTCGAACAGATTTCGGGCGGCGAACGCTACCGGGTCTACGAAGCGCCCGACGTCCTCGCAGTCGTCGGATCCGCGTGA